A genomic region of Candidatus Eisenbacteria bacterium contains the following coding sequences:
- a CDS encoding ABC transporter permease translates to MRRLARVLRTAAWLGWQVEANWADPVLFLAYAIAKPLATTLILFFMVKVVSQGHATGETFQFIFIGNTFFLYVTEVLIGISWTVFRDREDYETLKYIYVAPVRLLPYLMGRAFTRVATASVGVLAALLFGRVVLGLSIGSPGTNWLLLSAAVLLGLVGVLWLGIILAGISLVVARHSMNLNEGLSGLFFLLCGAVFPLDVLPRWALAISLALPFTYWLELLRRMLTGRGFARSLAMLSDGDLWRIIAGATLGLCVAAILWFGWCERYARDRGLIDWKTNY, encoded by the coding sequence ATGAGGCGGCTCGCGCGGGTTCTCCGCACCGCGGCCTGGCTGGGATGGCAGGTCGAGGCGAATTGGGCGGACCCGGTGCTCTTTCTGGCCTACGCGATCGCCAAGCCGCTTGCGACGACGCTGATCCTCTTTTTCATGGTGAAGGTCGTTTCCCAGGGACACGCGACCGGCGAAACCTTCCAATTCATCTTCATCGGAAACACGTTCTTCCTTTATGTGACGGAGGTCCTGATCGGAATCTCCTGGACGGTATTCCGGGACCGGGAAGACTACGAAACGCTCAAGTACATCTACGTCGCGCCGGTCCGGCTGCTTCCGTATCTCATGGGGCGCGCCTTCACGAGGGTGGCGACCGCCTCGGTGGGCGTGCTCGCCGCGCTTCTCTTCGGGCGGGTCGTCCTGGGTCTTTCGATCGGCTCTCCCGGAACGAACTGGCTCCTTCTGTCGGCCGCGGTGCTCCTGGGTCTCGTGGGTGTGCTCTGGCTGGGAATCATCCTCGCCGGAATCTCGCTCGTCGTGGCGCGGCACAGCATGAATCTCAACGAGGGCCTGAGCGGACTCTTCTTCCTGCTCTGCGGGGCGGTGTTTCCGCTGGACGTCCTGCCGCGCTGGGCCCTCGCGATTTCGCTCGCCCTCCCGTTTACCTATTGGCTCGAGCTCTTGCGCCGGATGCTCACCGGCCGGGGTTTCGCGCGAAGTCTGGCTATGCTGAGCGACGGGGACCTCTGGCGGATCATCGCCGGAGCGACGCTGGGGCTCTGTGTTGCGGCGATCCTATGGTTCGGATGGTGCGAGCGGTACGCGCGAGACCGCGGCCTGATCGATTGGAAGACGAACTACTAG